The DNA segment GGGCTTCAAGATATACTTGCTGACGCCGATGTCCAAAGCCTCCTGGGCAAAATGGAACTCATCGTAGCCCGAAAGGATAATGACCGTCGTCGCGGGAAAATTCTTCTTGATGAGCCGGCTCAAACTCAAGCCGTCCATAAAGGGCATTTTGATGTCGGTAATGACCACGTCGGGTTTTTTCTCCCGGATCTGGGCCCAGGCCAATTCGCCGTCGGGGGCTTCCCCGATAAAGCGAAAACCCGATTCCTCCCAGGGGAGCAGGCGTTTGATCCCCTCCCGGATGATTTTTTCGTCTTCCACCAGAAACACGCTGTACATAGGCCCCCCTCCTGCTTTAATTATAGTACGCTTCTCCGCCGGTTTCAAGTTTTTGTTTGACTTTTTTGTCCTTTTTGCGGGGCGGCGCCGGGGCAAAAGCGCCTTATAGGCGGTAAACCGGCGCTTTTTTCAATTTGACAGAAGCGTGGATACGTGATACACTATACCCGTTAAGCAGATCAGACAAAAGGGGGAGCGCAATGAACGCAATATTATCTGTAATCGGAAAGGACACGATCGGGATCGTGGCCGACGTCTCCGTCGAATGCGCCAAGTACCAGGCCAACATTACCGACGTGAGCCAGTCCATCCTCGGGGAATATTTCGCGATGATCATGGTGGTCAATATCGACGGGCTGAATGTTGCCTTTACGGATTTCGTCGACCGGATGAAAGCCGTCGGCAAGTCGAAAAACCTCGATATTCAAGTGATGCATGAGGATATTTTCAATTCCATGCACAAGATTTGACGCGGAACGCCAAGAGGAGGAAAACCATATGATCAGCAATCAGGAAATTCTGGAAACCATCACGATGATCCAGAATCAGAACCTCGATATCCGGACCATTACCATGGGGATTTCCCTCATCGACTGCATGGACGCCGATATCGGAAAGAGCTGTGAA comes from the Fusobacteriaceae bacterium genome and includes:
- a CDS encoding ACT domain-containing protein, producing MNAILSVIGKDTIGIVADVSVECAKYQANITDVSQSILGEYFAMIMVVNIDGLNVAFTDFVDRMKAVGKSKNLDIQVMHEDIFNSMHKI